From one Solanum stenotomum isolate F172 chromosome 12, ASM1918654v1, whole genome shotgun sequence genomic stretch:
- the LOC125848272 gene encoding CDPK-related protein kinase-like: MGGCTSKPSPEPNYSNNDLYAPDGTAIPAKANNEDNSLENKSKEGAEVGKKSPFFPFYSPSPAHYFFSKKSPANSTPRRFFKRPFPPPSPAKHIRAVLARRHGSVKPNAIPEGNELEGGGGLDKSFGFSKNFGNKYELGEEVGRGHFGYTCKAKFKKGELKGQEVAVKVIPKAKMSTTIAIEDVRREVKILRALTGHENLVKFYDAYEDHENVYIVMELCEGGELLDRILLRGGKYTEDDARAVLTQILKVVAFCHLQGVVHRDLKPENFLFMSKDENAQLKAIDFGLSDFVKPDERLNDIVGSAYYVAPEVLHRSYSTEADVWSIGVISYILLCGSRPFWARTESGIFRAVLKADPGFEEQPWPTLSSEAKDFVKRLLNKDPRKRMTAAQALGHPWIKNSHDVEVPLDILIFKLMKTYMRSSALRKAALRALSKTLTVDELVHLKEQFALLEPNKNGTINLDNIKAALMKYATDAMKEARIHDFVASLNALQYRRMDFEEFCAAALSVYQLEALDQWEQHARCAYEIFEKDGNRAIVIEELASELGLGPSVPVHAVLLDWIRHTDGKLSFLGFAKLLHGVSSRSITKIQ, encoded by the exons ATGGGTGGTTGCACATCAAAACCTTCCCCTGAACCCAATTATTCCAACAATGATCTCTATGCTCCCGATGGAACTGCTATTCCGGCTAAAGCTAACAATGAAGATAACTCGCTAGAGAATAAGAGCAAGGAGGGAGCTGAAGTGGGTAAAAAGTcgcctttttttcctttttacagTCCAAGTCCGGcgcattattttttttcaaagaagTCTCCGGCGAATTCTACTCCCCGGAGGTTTTTTAAGCGGCCGTTTCCTCCGCCGTCTCCGGCGAAACACATACGAGCTGTGCTAGCACGGCGGCATGGTTCTGTGAAACCCAATGCAATTCCGGAAGGAAATGAATTGGAGGGGGGTGGGGGTCTTGATAAGAGTTTTGGGTTTTCTAAGAATTTTGGAAACAAGTATGAACTTGGAGAAGAAGTTGGGAGAGGGCATTTTGGGTATACTTGTAAAGCTAAGTTCAAGAAAGGTGAGCTTAAGGGACAAGAAGTTGCAGTAAAGGTCATACCCAAAGCAAAG atgTCCACGACGATAGCCATTGAGGACGTGAGAAGAGAGGTGAAGATATTAAGAGCTTTAACGGGACACGAAAATCTAGTAAAATTTTATGATGCATACGAAGATCATGAAAATGTCTACATAGTGATGGA GCTATGTGAAGGAGGCGAGCTTTTGGATAGGATACTTTTAAG AGGTGGAAAATACACAGAAGATGATGCAAGGGCTGTGTTGacacaaatattaaaagttgttgCATTTTGTCATCTTCAAGGTGTGGTGCACCGGGATCTTAAACCAGAG AATTTCTTGTTTATGTCCAAGGACGAAAATGCACAACTTAAAGCCATAGACTTTGGGTTGTCTGATTTTGTGAAGCCAG ATGAAAGGCTTAATGATATTGTTGGTAGTGCATATTATGTAGCGCCAGAAGTTCTACACCGATCTTATAGTACAGAGGCTGATGTGTGGAGTATAGGTGTTATTTCATATATCTTGCTGTGTGGCAGCCGTCCCTTTTGGGCTCGAACTGAGTCTGGGATATTTAGGGCTGTTCTCAAAGCTGATCCAGGTTTTGAAGAACAGCCTTGGCCTACATTATCTTCTGAAGCAAAAGACTTTGTGAAACGTCTCTTGAATAAGGATCCACGGAAAAGAATGACAGCAGCTCAGGCCTTGG GTCATCCTTGGATAAAGAATAGTCACGACGTAGAAGTGCCTTTGGATATACTGATATTCAAACTCATGAAGACTTACATGCGTTCATCTGCTCTTCGGAAAGCTGCTCTACGG GCTTTGTCAAAGACATTGACCGTAGATGAGCTGGTCCATTTGAAGGAGCAGTTTGCACTGCTGGAACCAAACAAAAATGGCACCATAAACTTGGATAACATTAAAGCG GCCCTGATGAAATATGCAACAGATGCCATGAAGGAGGCACGCATTCATGATTTCGTTGCTTCA CTTAATGCACTGCAATACAGAAGAATGGATTTTGAGGAATTCTGTGCTGCTGCATTAAGTGTATATCAGCTTGAGGCTCTTGACCAATGGGAACAACATGCGCGCTGTGCatatgaaatttttgagaaagatggcAACAGAGCAATTGTCATAGAAGAATTAGCTTCG GAACTTGGTCTTGGTCCATCTGTACCTGTTCACGCTGTTCTTCTTGACTGGATTAGACACACTGATGGAAAGCTTAGTTTTCTTGGTTTTGCAAAGTTGTTGCATGGTGTGTCAAGCCGCTCAATCACAAAAATCCAATGA
- the LOC125848293 gene encoding phosphoglycerate mutase-like protein 4 isoform X1 produces MISFRYGESLKPDIHMLLRHSQTSHFCCSKLSPIAAISKHTLRIPALRFNSIPPLLHISMADSTSRVISQPECGGDAKSENVSPSFTEIIVIRHGETEWNADGRIQGHLDVELNDIGRQQATAVAARLSKEPRISVIYSSDLKRAHETAEIIARSCGDLEVIKDPDLRERHLGDLQGISLREAAKSQPLAYKAFLSDRNDQVIPGGGESLDQLYQRCISCLQRIAKNHQGKRVVVVSHGGAIRALHMRASPHRRSKSKIWNTSVGILHLSDKDEWTVKLWADVSHLNKTEFLNSGFGGDKTSG; encoded by the exons ATGATCTCATTTCGTTATGGGGAATCACTAAAGCCTGACATTCATATGCTTCTCCGCCACTCTCAGACCAGCCATTTTTGTTGCTCAAAATTGTCACCAATTGCTGCAATTTCGAAGCATACTCTCAGAATACCAGCCTTGAGATTCAATTCAATCCCTCCTCTTCTTCATATTTCCATGGCTGATTCTACTTCTAG GGTTATATCGCAGCCTGAATGTGGCGGCGATGCGAAATCTGAAAATGTGAGTCCTAGTTTCACTGAGATTATCGTAATCCGTCATGGTGAGACGGAATGGAACGCTGATGGCAGAATTCAG GGACATTTAGATGTCGAATTAAATGACATTGGAAGACAGCAAGCTACTGCG GTGGCAGCCCGGCTCTCCAAGGAGCCAAGGATCTCTGTCATATATTCATCTGACTTGAAACGGGCCCATGAGACAGCAGAGATAATAGCAAGGAGTTGTGGGGATCTAGAG GTCATTAAAGATCCAGACCTTCGAGAGAGACATCTCGGAGATCTTCAAGGTATTTCGCTCCGTGAAGCAGCCAAAAGCCAACCGCTGGCTTATAAGGCTTTTCTCTCTGACCGAAATGATCAAGTTATTCCA GGTGGTGGAGAAAGTTTAGATCAACTTTATCAACGCTGCATTTCTTGTTTACAGAGGATTGCAAAGAACCACCAAG GAAAACGAGTAGTTGTGGTATCTCACGGGGGTGCAATCAGAGCACTTCACATGCGGGCTTCCCCACATAGGAGGTCTAAAAGTAAGATCTGGAATACATCTGTTGGTATACTTCACTTGTCTGATAAAGATGAATGGACCGTTAAACTCTGGGCCGACGTAAGTCATCTCAACAAGACAGAATTTCTAAACTCAGGATTTGGTGGGGACAAAACTTCCGGTTAA
- the LOC125848293 gene encoding phosphoglycerate mutase-like protein 4 isoform X2 — protein sequence MISFRYGESLKPDIHMLLRHSQTSHFCCSKLSPIAAISKHTLRIPALRFNSIPPLLHISMADSTSRVISQPECGGDAKSENVSPSFTEIIVIRHGETEWNADGRIQGHLDVELNDIGRQQATAVAARLSKEPRISVIYSSDLKRAHETAEIIARSCGDLEGGGESLDQLYQRCISCLQRIAKNHQGKRVVVVSHGGAIRALHMRASPHRRSKSKIWNTSVGILHLSDKDEWTVKLWADVSHLNKTEFLNSGFGGDKTSG from the exons ATGATCTCATTTCGTTATGGGGAATCACTAAAGCCTGACATTCATATGCTTCTCCGCCACTCTCAGACCAGCCATTTTTGTTGCTCAAAATTGTCACCAATTGCTGCAATTTCGAAGCATACTCTCAGAATACCAGCCTTGAGATTCAATTCAATCCCTCCTCTTCTTCATATTTCCATGGCTGATTCTACTTCTAG GGTTATATCGCAGCCTGAATGTGGCGGCGATGCGAAATCTGAAAATGTGAGTCCTAGTTTCACTGAGATTATCGTAATCCGTCATGGTGAGACGGAATGGAACGCTGATGGCAGAATTCAG GGACATTTAGATGTCGAATTAAATGACATTGGAAGACAGCAAGCTACTGCG GTGGCAGCCCGGCTCTCCAAGGAGCCAAGGATCTCTGTCATATATTCATCTGACTTGAAACGGGCCCATGAGACAGCAGAGATAATAGCAAGGAGTTGTGGGGATCTAGAG GGTGGTGGAGAAAGTTTAGATCAACTTTATCAACGCTGCATTTCTTGTTTACAGAGGATTGCAAAGAACCACCAAG GAAAACGAGTAGTTGTGGTATCTCACGGGGGTGCAATCAGAGCACTTCACATGCGGGCTTCCCCACATAGGAGGTCTAAAAGTAAGATCTGGAATACATCTGTTGGTATACTTCACTTGTCTGATAAAGATGAATGGACCGTTAAACTCTGGGCCGACGTAAGTCATCTCAACAAGACAGAATTTCTAAACTCAGGATTTGGTGGGGACAAAACTTCCGGTTAA